One segment of Arcanobacterium phocae DNA contains the following:
- the lpdA gene encoding dihydrolipoyl dehydrogenase: MSDTQEYDVVILGAGSGGYATAMRAAQLGLSVALVEGDKVGGTCLHRGCIPTKALLHVAEVANEMRESANIGVRGNFEGIDMNALNAYKDGVIEKMFKGLTGLIDSRGIETVHGWGRLISQDTVEVNGRHLKGKNIVLASGSYSKTIGQTITDRVVTSEQALKLEHVPNSVVVLGGGVIGVEFASVWASFGANVTIIEGLDRLVPNEDPAISKMLERQFRKRKITFKTKTMFDHVDEDENGVHVFTQDGKQYDADMMLIAIGRGPATQNLGYEEHGIKMERDFVITNDRLHTGVGSIYAVGDIVPGVQLAHRGFLQGIFVAEEIAGMNPKAIDENLIPKVTYSDPEISSVGLTQPKAEEKYGKENVEVVEFNLAGNGKSQMLGTTGFVKLVREKNGPIVGFHAIGARMGEQAGEGQLMVSWEAFPEDFEGLIHAHPTQNEAVGEAILALAGKPLHTHN; the protein is encoded by the coding sequence GTGTCAGACACTCAAGAATACGACGTTGTTATTCTCGGCGCCGGATCCGGCGGATACGCTACGGCTATGCGCGCCGCACAACTAGGACTTTCGGTTGCTTTAGTAGAAGGCGATAAAGTCGGCGGAACATGTTTGCACCGTGGCTGTATCCCAACCAAAGCTTTACTCCACGTTGCCGAAGTTGCCAACGAAATGCGCGAAAGCGCAAATATCGGCGTTAGAGGAAACTTTGAGGGCATTGATATGAATGCTCTTAACGCTTATAAAGACGGCGTCATTGAAAAAATGTTTAAAGGTCTCACCGGTCTCATCGATTCACGAGGCATCGAAACTGTCCACGGATGGGGACGGTTGATCTCTCAAGATACTGTTGAAGTTAACGGACGCCATCTCAAGGGCAAGAATATTGTCCTCGCCTCTGGCTCTTATTCCAAGACAATTGGTCAAACTATTACAGATCGAGTTGTCACCTCCGAGCAAGCACTCAAGCTTGAGCACGTTCCAAACTCCGTCGTCGTCCTAGGCGGCGGCGTTATCGGTGTAGAATTTGCTTCTGTTTGGGCTTCTTTCGGCGCAAACGTAACCATCATTGAGGGTCTCGATCGACTTGTCCCGAATGAGGATCCAGCAATTTCCAAGATGCTCGAGCGTCAATTCCGCAAGCGGAAAATCACGTTCAAAACAAAGACTATGTTTGATCATGTTGACGAAGACGAAAACGGTGTGCACGTCTTTACCCAAGACGGTAAACAGTATGACGCGGATATGATGCTGATCGCTATTGGTCGTGGTCCAGCAACTCAGAACCTCGGATACGAAGAACACGGTATCAAGATGGAACGCGACTTCGTCATCACTAACGATCGGTTACACACCGGCGTCGGCAGCATCTATGCCGTCGGTGATATCGTTCCTGGCGTACAGCTTGCACATCGTGGATTCCTTCAAGGTATTTTCGTCGCTGAGGAAATCGCCGGAATGAACCCGAAGGCCATTGACGAAAACCTTATTCCTAAGGTGACCTACTCGGATCCAGAGATCTCCTCTGTTGGACTCACCCAGCCCAAGGCAGAAGAGAAATATGGCAAAGAAAACGTCGAAGTCGTTGAGTTCAACCTTGCTGGCAATGGCAAGTCCCAAATGCTTGGCACAACTGGTTTCGTGAAACTCGTCCGTGAGAAGAACGGTCCGATCGTTGGCTTCCATGCTATCGGTGCTCGTATGGGCGAACAAGCTGGCGAAGGCCAACTCATGGTGTCATGGGAAGCATTCCCTGAAGACTTCGAGGGTCTTATCCACGCCCATCCAACCCAAAATGAAGCAGTAGGCGAAGCAATTCTTGCTCTCGCTGGCAAGCCGCTCCACACCCACAACTGA
- a CDS encoding oxidoreductase → MAWFFKSSKKNNSRHARRETTAYLKDFCVTREEVEAYYEAETPRDPSSIVLVARDGEWTRRKVPSWKDAIALAQELDIPLYDVARTGYPRSMREWNLNNPGASRR, encoded by the coding sequence ATGGCATGGTTTTTTAAGAGCTCAAAAAAGAACAACTCACGTCACGCACGTCGGGAAACAACTGCTTATCTAAAAGATTTTTGTGTTACGCGAGAGGAAGTTGAAGCGTATTATGAGGCTGAAACCCCGCGGGACCCATCATCAATTGTTCTCGTCGCGCGTGATGGTGAATGGACCCGTCGAAAAGTTCCTAGCTGGAAAGACGCAATAGCGTTAGCTCAAGAACTTGATATCCCGCTATATGACGTTGCTCGTACTGGATATCCCCGGTCAATGAGAGAATGGAACTTAAACAATCCGGGAGCCTCGAGGCGCTAA
- the sucB gene encoding 2-oxoglutarate dehydrogenase, E2 component, dihydrolipoamide succinyltransferase translates to MSEEIKMPALGESVNEGTVTTWLKQVGDSVEVDEPIVEVSTDKVDTEVPAPAAGILERIVVNEDETVDVGTVLGYIGDGSGAQAQSDQHPATNDGSGEGSQPLPQAEAEASAPARETPAPAGNGSGINVLMPALGESVNEGTVTTWLKHVGDTVEEDEPIVEVSTDKVDTEVPAPAAGVLTKIIVNEDETVEVGTALAVIGGSAEEAPAIEASVSAEPESTESKPAEVPASEPNPISAIGDSGKSSYVTPIVRKLAKELGVELTTVEGTGVGGRVRRQDIEAAAEAAKQAAQATPVAPAAASSPVITPATESVKSALASKAQEAASMRGTRQKMTGLRKTVAKRMVESLQTSAQLTTVMEVDVTRIVKLRAAAKDAFLTREGVKLTFLPFFIQAATEALKAHPIINASVEGNEIVYHNVEHVGIAVDTPKGLFVPVIKNAGDLNIAGISKAVGDLAARTRDGKIGADELTGSTFTITNTGSIGALFDTPIINQPNVAIMGTGAIFKAPAVVKDQDGNEVISIRSKCYLSISYDHRIVDGADASRYLRDVKMRLEEADFAGELGL, encoded by the coding sequence ATGTCTGAAGAAATTAAGATGCCCGCATTGGGCGAATCTGTTAATGAAGGAACAGTCACCACCTGGCTTAAGCAGGTAGGCGATTCTGTCGAAGTTGACGAACCGATCGTTGAAGTGTCTACCGATAAGGTTGACACCGAAGTCCCGGCTCCAGCAGCTGGAATCCTGGAACGAATCGTCGTTAATGAGGATGAAACAGTAGACGTTGGCACAGTACTTGGTTACATTGGCGATGGTTCTGGCGCACAGGCTCAGTCTGATCAGCATCCTGCCACCAATGATGGCTCAGGTGAAGGCTCTCAGCCTCTACCACAAGCCGAAGCAGAAGCATCTGCACCAGCACGTGAAACCCCTGCCCCAGCAGGCAATGGAAGCGGCATTAATGTCTTAATGCCTGCCCTTGGCGAATCCGTTAACGAAGGTACCGTTACCACGTGGCTTAAGCACGTGGGCGATACTGTTGAAGAGGACGAACCAATTGTCGAAGTATCGACCGATAAGGTGGACACCGAAGTTCCAGCTCCAGCAGCCGGTGTCTTGACAAAGATTATTGTTAACGAAGACGAAACAGTCGAGGTTGGTACTGCACTTGCAGTTATTGGCGGATCTGCTGAAGAAGCACCTGCTATAGAGGCATCTGTTTCAGCTGAACCAGAATCAACTGAGTCGAAGCCGGCTGAAGTTCCAGCATCAGAGCCGAATCCTATTTCGGCTATTGGCGACAGTGGCAAGTCATCTTACGTGACGCCAATCGTGCGCAAGCTTGCCAAGGAACTCGGCGTTGAACTCACAACCGTCGAAGGCACTGGTGTTGGCGGACGGGTACGCCGTCAAGACATCGAAGCCGCCGCCGAAGCTGCCAAGCAGGCCGCACAAGCTACTCCGGTCGCACCGGCTGCAGCCTCTAGCCCAGTCATCACGCCAGCTACTGAATCAGTTAAGTCTGCTCTTGCTTCGAAGGCGCAGGAAGCTGCGTCGATGCGTGGCACGCGCCAGAAGATGACTGGCTTGCGCAAGACTGTTGCCAAGCGCATGGTTGAGTCGCTCCAGACTTCAGCACAGCTAACAACCGTCATGGAAGTTGATGTTACCCGGATCGTTAAACTCCGTGCTGCCGCAAAGGATGCGTTCTTGACTCGCGAAGGCGTCAAGCTAACATTCTTGCCGTTCTTTATCCAAGCAGCTACCGAGGCACTGAAGGCTCACCCGATTATCAACGCTTCAGTTGAAGGTAACGAGATCGTTTACCACAACGTCGAGCATGTTGGTATTGCGGTTGATACCCCGAAGGGTCTTTTCGTTCCGGTCATTAAGAATGCAGGCGATCTGAACATCGCTGGTATTTCCAAGGCTGTTGGCGATCTGGCTGCTCGCACACGTGACGGCAAGATCGGTGCTGATGAGCTAACTGGATCGACGTTTACAATCACTAACACAGGTTCTATTGGTGCGCTGTTCGATACTCCGATCATCAACCAACCAAATGTAGCTATCATGGGTACCGGAGCGATCTTCAAGGCACCAGCCGTAGTGAAGGATCAGGACGGAAACGAAGTCATCTCGATCCGTTCGAAGTGCTACCTCTCGATTTCCTACGATCACCGAATCGTTGATGGTGCAGATGCATCACGCTACCTACGCGATGTGAAGATGCGCCTAGAGGAAGCGGATTTCGCTGGCGAACTTGGATTGTAA